GACCTTGGATCCCCAAATCCTTCTCGCGCGCCCGAGAAGTCTACGCAGCCTTCTCTTCTCTTGCTTGTCTTTGAAGTAGGGATACAGGTCCTTCAGGCGAAGCTTCACGGGAATTTTTCTGATGTCGATGTTGTGGGTCATCAGGAACTTTTGGAGCTTCCCCGACATCATGATCAGCCTCGCCACTAACGggttgtttttccttttattcttcccacctttccttcctttctttcttctcctcctcctcctcttcttgttcttgttcttcttccgtCTTTTGTTGTTCTTCCctctcccttttttcttttttctcattcttctttttttctttgactttgccttgttttttttctttcctcctggTTTCTTACCAGTACTCAATTTGATATTCTTATCAGAGCTCTGCTTCGAACTTTCTTTCAAACTCAAGTCGATTTTGTTACCTGAGACCTGAAGAAGCTTACCTTTCCCTGTGTTGTTATCAGCGAGAGGAGATAAGCCAGCCTCTCCCTTCCCGTTGCTCATCGTCATAACACCCAAGCGGATCTTCCTTCATCTCCTTCGAGTTGACACCTCTCTTCATTCTCAGTGGCAACGGACGCTCATTAATTTCAAAAGAGGTCACCCCTTTGATTGCGTTCTCTGTTTCACTGACACCATTCACTCCTGGAATATCGTTGGCTGCCATCATTCCAGTCACGATAGTATCTCCCTTGACCTTCCAATCAGTCTCATCCAGGCCTCGAGAGAAGGTGTTCCAGAGATGCGTCCAGTTCCCCGCTGTCACCTCTGGTAAGATCTGTGATTGTCTGTCGTTTTCCCCCTCAGCGTAATCGAGCAAAGCCTCGTCCTCACCGAGGTCTTCGTAGTCTCTTTCGACTGGCCTCATCTGCAGCGCCTCCGTCGCGTACTCATCGTCGTAATAATAATCGCTATAGTAATCATCTGTGTAATATTCGTCACCAGAATATTCGTCGTCGTAGTAGTAGTTATAGTACTCAGAATCGTCGCCACTTCCAGAGGATGTATAGTCGTAGTATTCATCGCCGCTTCCATCTAAGTTTTGAGTATACAAACTAGTACCACTTCCGCTATCTTCATAGTAATAGTAGTACTCCCCCGACCCCGCTCCGCCAGTAGTAGTTTGtccattattactactactatcagTAGCAGCACCATCCACGAGGGCCGCTGGGTCGTcgtaatagtagtaatagtactcgCCAGTACTATTTGCGCTCCCTGAGTTCGAGCCAGTGCTGGCCGACGGACAGACCTCGCGGAAATAGAAGTATTGCCCCTCCTGAACGAAACAGCCGCCCGTTATCGCCGAAGGAACCTGTGATTGTGGGATGAGGGTCTCCCAGTTGACAGGGACGTTCGTGAGTCCGGAAGCTAATTCGAGGGTAAAGAAGCCGCCTCCCAGTTTCGGATTGCAGTCTTTCTGTTGCACTGTCGATAGTTTGCTCACGCCCAAACTCTGCAAGATGAGTGAAGACCCTTTACAATTACAATATCAAACAGGGAGTAATATGGAAGCAATAATGCTAAAAGCAAAACTCATTTTTAATTACTATTAGgaagtaaataaaaacccattccTATGCCAGTGAAACtcctctgtataataataataataataatccacattcatttttatattcaagtaacctcgcaataataataataataatataataataataataataataataataataataataataataataataataataataataataataataataataataataataataataataataataataataatgataataataataataataataaggcaaagtaacgagaactgaagggataaagctaccagatgggagcaacatcaaacacatagatgggacaggatacaaatacctgggaataatggaaggaggggaaataaaacacaagagatgaaggacacgatcaggaaagattatatgcaaagactcaaggcgatactcaagtcaaactcaacgccggaaatatgataaaagcataaacacatgggcagtgccagtaatcagatacagcgcaggaatagtggaatggacgaaggcagaactccgcagcatagatcagaaaaccaggaaacatatgacaatacacaaagcactacacccaagagcaaatacggacagactatacataacacgaaaggaaggagggagaggactactaagtatagaggactgcgtcaacatcgagaacagagcactggggcaatatctgaaaaccagtgaagacgagtggctaaagagtgcatgggaagaaggactattacaagtagacgaagacccagaaatatacagagacaggagaatgacagacagaacagaggactggcacaacaaaccaatgcacggacaatacatgagacagactaaagaattagccagcgatgacacatggcaatggctacagaggggagagctcaagaaggaaactgaaggaatgataacagcggcacaagattagaccctaagaaccagatatgttcaaagaacgatagacggaaataacatctttcccatatgtaggaagtgcaatacgaaaaatgaaaccataaaccacatagcaagcgaatgcccggcacttgcacagaaccagtataaaaagaggcatgattcagtggcaaaagccctccactggagcctgtgcaagaaacatcagctaccttgcagtaataagtggtacgagcaccaacctgagggagtgatagaaaaaacgatcaggcaaagatcctctgggactatggtatcagaacggatagggtgatacgtgcaaaatagaccagacgtgacattgactgacaaagtcaagaagaaagtatcactcattgatgtcgcaataccatgggacaccagagttgaagaaagagagagggaaaaatggataagtatcaagatctgaaaatagaaataagaaggatatgggatatgccagtggaaatcgtacccataatcataggagcactaggcacgatcctaagatccctgaaaaggaatctagaaaaactagacgctaaagtagctccaggactcatgcagaagatgtgatccaagaaacggcgcacatagtaagaaagtgatggactcctaaggaggcaagatgcaacccggaaccccacactataaataccacccagtcgaattggaggcctgtgatagagcaaaaaaaaaaaaaaataataataataataataaaataataataataataataataataaataatctaactctatattaatttctaaatttaagtAAACTAAAATTTACTCATCCGTAAAATCACTGATCTTATGGACTGACTCGCCGATAAACAAAACCATAAACAAATGCATATGGTGAATGAAAAATTATCCTTTGGGTCCAATAGTAGGGATGATGAGTCAAAAGATAATACTAATTTGAAATAAGTCGTAAAAGTAAATATTGCTTTCAAATAAGGCGTTTGAATAAGTAGTAGCTACGGCCGTTAGCTGATTATCCACAGTGAAATATTCATCAGTAAAATGCTAGTGAGGTTCAATTATTCATTCGTAATTTTGCTAGACAAGACCAGATGCTAATGCTAAATTTCATATTACTGAGTTTATATTGGTACGAAGAGAGAGTGAGAACCTTAGGAattcataaattaaaaaattagcataaacAATTAGCAGATGGCATTCTTACAAAGATAAGATTATAGTCACACgacgaaataaacaaaa
This is a stretch of genomic DNA from Macrobrachium nipponense isolate FS-2020 chromosome 46, ASM1510439v2, whole genome shotgun sequence. It encodes these proteins:
- the LOC135214797 gene encoding uncharacterized protein LOC135214797, producing MGPPEERLSPRKKLSVGLLTLLVILNGYPSSAFVFKTGECRSITKTVENFDLGQFLGTWYVIQSSNTAARCHTISIKDKGGSFAFTVNKQLYSLLAAGIVHNLHYEAQVYPNPQRPASMVVRMPSSLYSDVSYEVIGTDYKSWAVMWACKNRCFGHLESGMILSRTTTLPIESLTLIREDLLSLGVSKLSTVQQKDCNPKLGGGFFTLELASGLTNVPVNWETLIPQSQVPSAITGGCFVQEGQYFYFREVCPSASTGSNSGSANSTGEYYYYYYDDPAALVDGAATDSSSNNGQTTTGGAGSGEYYYYYEDSGSGTSLYTQNLDGSGDEYYDYTSSGSGDDSEYYNYYYDDEYSGDEYYTDDYYSDYYYDDEYATEALQMRPVERDYEDLGEDEALLDYAEGENDRQSQILPEVTAGNWTHLWNTFSRGLDETDWKVKGDTIVTGMMAANDIPGVNGVSETENAIKGVTSFEINERPLPLRMKRGVNSKEMKEDPLGCYDDEQREGRGWLISSR